DNA sequence from the Corynebacterium freneyi genome:
ACGGCGGTCAGCGGCGAGTTGCCGGTGGTGGTGGTGTCCTCGACGACGAGGACCTTCTTGCCCACGATGTCCGGGCCTTCGATGCGGCGCTGCATGCCGTGCTTCTTGGCTTCCTTGCGCACGACGAACGCGTCGATGGGGCGGCCGGCGGCGTGCATGACGGAGGTGGCCACCGGGTCGGCGCCGAGGGTCAGGCCGCCGACGGAGACGTAGTCCCAGTCGGCGGTGAGTTCGCGCAGCAACTCGCCGATGAGGCCGGAGGCCTTGTGATGCAGCGTCGCGCGGCGCAGGTCGACGTAGTAGTCGGCTTCCTTGCCCGACGACAGCGTCACGCGGCCGTGGACGACGGCCAGCTCCTTGACCAGTTCGGCGAGTTCCGCGAGTTTCGTTGCGTCTACCTGGGGGTTGTTCATGACCGGTCGTCCTTTTCTGCT
Encoded proteins:
- the pyrE gene encoding orotate phosphoribosyltransferase, whose amino-acid sequence is MNNPQVDATKLAELAELVKELAVVHGRVTLSSGKEADYYVDLRRATLHHKASGLIGELLRELTADWDYVSVGGLTLGADPVATSVMHAAGRPIDAFVVRKEAKKHGMQRRIEGPDIVGKKVLVVEDTTTTGNSPLTAVAALRDAGADVVGVATVVDRDTGAADVIRAEGLEYRFLLGLTDLGLE